A genomic window from Desulfonatronum thiosulfatophilum includes:
- a CDS encoding CoA activase — protein sequence MEMSPHKPKSSASFADRMVNKVGQFDVAGRTLLIPDMSPTGSRLLAASFRAFGVPSVVMPTYTHLHLGKEFTSGKECFPCQVTLGDILGFLEEEKKRQGDSFNVSDYVYFMPEADGPCRFGMYNKMHRLVLDRFPDFKDIPILYMSTSDGYASTGILPGEKSKYFRRLAYVTMIVADVLDRITWRVRPYEREPGQTDAYMATALQEMMELVEKRGEARDFDAIYALLGRIAAHAKTIIDPAKPRKPRIGIIGEIYLRTHPESNQNIIAELERFDAEVVDASLGEWVNYVAFEQYREICKDWKQAWQRKDMSTLADATRKWAESRIEMAWQGWRQNQVYEQALKHLDIQADHPIPDVEKKLDNDRLFTFDIGTEAALSIGGALGFVHDNFDGVVNVYPFTCMPSTIASAVLKPLLLKQNVPYIDASYDGAIQPNREVALRTFMYQAAQHKAARDEA from the coding sequence ATGGAAATGTCACCCCACAAGCCAAAGTCATCGGCGTCATTTGCGGATCGCATGGTCAACAAAGTCGGGCAATTCGATGTTGCCGGCAGAACTTTGCTGATACCGGACATGTCGCCCACGGGCTCCCGGCTTTTGGCCGCCAGTTTTCGGGCCTTCGGTGTCCCCTCCGTGGTCATGCCCACCTATACCCATCTTCATCTCGGCAAGGAGTTCACATCGGGCAAGGAGTGTTTCCCTTGTCAGGTCACCCTGGGCGACATCCTCGGCTTTTTGGAGGAGGAGAAAAAGCGTCAGGGCGACAGCTTCAACGTCTCCGATTACGTTTACTTCATGCCCGAAGCCGACGGCCCCTGCCGTTTCGGGATGTACAACAAGATGCATCGGCTGGTTCTGGACCGCTTTCCGGATTTCAAGGACATTCCCATTCTCTACATGTCCACGTCGGACGGGTATGCCTCCACGGGCATTCTGCCCGGGGAGAAGTCTAAATACTTCCGTCGCCTAGCCTATGTAACCATGATTGTGGCGGACGTTCTGGATCGGATCACGTGGCGGGTCCGGCCCTACGAGCGGGAGCCCGGGCAGACCGACGCCTACATGGCCACGGCACTGCAAGAAATGATGGAGCTGGTAGAAAAACGCGGTGAAGCCAGGGATTTTGACGCCATCTACGCCCTGCTCGGCCGGATCGCAGCCCATGCCAAGACCATCATCGATCCGGCCAAGCCTCGAAAGCCGCGGATCGGAATTATCGGAGAAATCTATCTGCGCACCCACCCGGAATCGAACCAGAACATCATCGCCGAACTGGAACGTTTCGACGCGGAAGTTGTCGACGCATCCCTGGGCGAGTGGGTCAACTACGTGGCTTTTGAGCAGTATCGCGAAATCTGCAAGGACTGGAAGCAGGCCTGGCAGCGCAAGGACATGTCGACCCTGGCCGATGCCACACGCAAGTGGGCGGAAAGCAGAATCGAAATGGCCTGGCAGGGCTGGCGGCAGAACCAGGTTTATGAGCAGGCCCTGAAGCACCTGGACATCCAGGCCGACCATCCCATCCCCGACGTGGAGAAAAAACTGGACAACGACCGGCTCTTCACCTTCGATATCGGCACCGAAGCCGCGTTGAGCATCGGCGGGGCGCTGGGATTCGTGCACGACAATTTCGACGGCGTGGTCAACGTCTATCCCTTCACATGCATGCCCAGCACCATAGCCTCGGCCGTGCTCAAACCCCTGCTCTTGAAGCAGAACGTTCCCTACATTGACGCCTCCTACGACGGCGCCATTCAGCCCAACCGCGAAGTCGCCCTGCGCACATTCATGTACCAGGCTGCCCAGCACAAGGCAGCGCGGGATGAAGCATAG
- the pruA gene encoding L-glutamate gamma-semialdehyde dehydrogenase produces MHDTDFEGRVVARGRQFFGSIKGEAPSVFNKGFWTGKVMDWAMQNEDFKIQLFRFVDVLPYLNTSESLQRHIEEYFSGQGSGDIPPVLKWGAEKSGGLFGSFAAKAMGKLIRANIEGMARQFIIGQNTKEAVSSLQKIRKDGFAFTVDLLGEATVSEEEAQAYMQGYMELLDALAKTQSSWQPLKLSGVAPLSDLDWGHTPKLNVSIKPSALYSQAKAVDVEDTVQGILARLRPIYRKVRELGGALCIDMESLKFKEATLELFKRLRTETEFRDYPHLSIVLQSYLRCTDEDLSDLLTWARERSLPIGIRLVKGAYWDQETIVAVQNGWPVPVWTKKPETDAAFERHARLIMQDHERVYFQCGSHNIRSIAMVMETARDLAVPPERYEFQVLYGMAEPVRKGLKNVADRVRLYCPYGELLPGMAYLVRRLLENTANESFLKQSFADQADMDRLLENPLSTLEREKAQAASPQAAAREFSQRAGFKNMPLVDFTVPEARMAFPEAIARIRTQRGRTWPLFINGREVVTQDAIASYNPADPEEILGHVCQAGREEVDQALQAAQQALPSWRDTSPADRAAYLFKAADICRRRVYELSAWQVLEVGKQWDQAYNDVAEAVDFLEYYGREMIRLGTPQRMGNAPGEVNELFYQAKGIAAVIAPWNFPLAISVGMVSAAIVTGNPVIYKPSSLSSLVGYGLVEIFQEAGLPAGVFNYCPGRSSVMGDYLVEHPQISLIAFTGSVDVGLRIMDKAAKVHPGQDQCKRVIAEMGGKNAIIIDDDADLDEAVPQVLYSAFGFQGQKCSACSRVIVLDAIYDRFMDRLRDAALSVKIGPGEHPGNFMGPVVDRNQQQNVLAAIAVAKEEGRIAVQREVPGNGCYAPMTIVEGIRPEHRTAQEEIFGPVLAVMRAKDFTEALEMANNSRFALTGGVFSRSPKRLEQARKDFRVGNLYLNRNNTGALVYRQPFGGFKMSGVGSKAGGPDYLLQFMDPRVITENTMRRGFAPIASDDEWVG; encoded by the coding sequence ATGCATGACACGGATTTCGAGGGCCGGGTCGTTGCCCGGGGGCGGCAATTTTTTGGTTCCATCAAGGGTGAGGCGCCCAGCGTTTTCAATAAAGGGTTTTGGACCGGCAAGGTCATGGATTGGGCCATGCAAAACGAAGATTTCAAGATCCAATTGTTTCGTTTTGTGGACGTGTTGCCATACCTGAACACTTCGGAATCCTTGCAGAGACACATCGAAGAATATTTTTCCGGTCAAGGCAGCGGGGACATCCCTCCGGTTTTGAAATGGGGCGCCGAAAAATCCGGCGGACTCTTCGGCTCGTTTGCGGCCAAGGCCATGGGCAAGCTCATCCGGGCCAACATCGAAGGCATGGCCCGGCAGTTCATCATCGGACAGAACACCAAGGAGGCCGTATCCAGCCTGCAAAAGATCCGCAAGGACGGATTCGCCTTTACCGTGGATCTGCTCGGTGAGGCCACGGTCAGCGAGGAGGAAGCCCAGGCGTACATGCAGGGTTACATGGAATTGCTGGATGCCCTGGCCAAGACCCAGTCCTCCTGGCAGCCGCTCAAACTATCCGGGGTCGCTCCCTTGTCCGACCTGGACTGGGGCCATACCCCCAAGTTGAACGTCTCCATCAAGCCCTCTGCGCTCTACTCCCAGGCCAAGGCCGTGGACGTGGAAGACACGGTTCAGGGCATTCTTGCCAGGCTCCGGCCGATATACCGAAAAGTGCGGGAACTGGGCGGCGCCCTGTGCATCGACATGGAGTCGCTCAAGTTCAAGGAAGCCACCTTGGAGTTGTTCAAACGCCTGCGCACGGAAACCGAGTTCCGGGATTATCCGCACTTGAGCATTGTGCTCCAGTCCTATCTGCGCTGCACGGACGAGGATCTGTCCGATCTGCTGACCTGGGCCAGGGAACGCAGCCTGCCCATCGGCATTCGCCTGGTCAAGGGCGCGTACTGGGATCAGGAGACCATCGTCGCGGTGCAGAACGGCTGGCCGGTTCCCGTCTGGACAAAGAAGCCGGAAACAGACGCGGCCTTTGAACGTCATGCCAGACTTATCATGCAAGACCACGAACGGGTCTACTTCCAATGCGGCTCGCACAATATCCGCTCCATTGCCATGGTCATGGAAACGGCGCGGGATCTGGCCGTACCGCCGGAACGCTATGAGTTCCAGGTGCTGTACGGAATGGCTGAACCCGTGCGCAAGGGCTTGAAGAACGTGGCCGACCGGGTCCGGCTCTACTGCCCCTACGGGGAACTCCTGCCGGGCATGGCCTACCTGGTGCGCCGCCTGCTGGAGAATACCGCCAACGAATCCTTCCTCAAGCAAAGCTTCGCGGACCAGGCGGATATGGACCGCCTGCTGGAAAATCCGCTGAGTACCCTGGAACGCGAAAAGGCCCAGGCCGCTTCGCCGCAGGCCGCGGCCCGGGAGTTTTCACAGAGAGCAGGCTTCAAGAACATGCCCCTGGTGGACTTCACCGTGCCCGAAGCCCGCATGGCTTTCCCTGAAGCCATTGCCCGCATCCGGACCCAGCGCGGCCGAACCTGGCCGCTGTTCATCAACGGCCGGGAAGTGGTTACCCAGGATGCCATCGCCTCGTACAATCCCGCGGATCCGGAGGAAATCCTGGGCCATGTCTGCCAGGCCGGCCGGGAGGAGGTGGATCAGGCTCTGCAGGCCGCGCAGCAGGCCCTGCCAAGCTGGCGGGATACATCGCCCGCGGATCGGGCCGCCTACCTGTTCAAGGCCGCGGACATCTGCCGCCGCCGGGTGTATGAGCTCTCGGCCTGGCAGGTTCTGGAGGTGGGCAAGCAATGGGATCAGGCCTACAATGACGTGGCCGAGGCCGTGGATTTCCTGGAGTACTACGGCCGGGAAATGATTCGTTTGGGAACACCCCAGCGGATGGGCAACGCTCCCGGCGAGGTCAACGAGCTGTTTTACCAGGCCAAGGGCATTGCCGCGGTGATCGCGCCGTGGAATTTCCCCCTGGCCATCTCCGTGGGCATGGTCTCCGCGGCCATTGTCACCGGCAATCCGGTGATCTACAAACCCTCCTCCCTGTCGTCCCTTGTGGGCTACGGTCTTGTGGAAATATTCCAGGAAGCCGGACTGCCTGCCGGAGTGTTCAACTACTGCCCGGGCCGCAGTTCGGTGATGGGCGATTATCTTGTGGAACATCCCCAAATCAGCCTGATCGCCTTTACCGGATCAGTGGACGTGGGATTGCGGATCATGGACAAGGCGGCCAAGGTCCATCCGGGCCAGGATCAGTGCAAGCGGGTAATCGCGGAAATGGGCGGCAAGAACGCCATCATCATCGACGACGACGCGGACCTGGACGAGGCCGTGCCCCAAGTGCTGTACTCGGCCTTCGGCTTCCAGGGTCAGAAGTGCTCGGCCTGCTCCCGGGTGATCGTGCTGGATGCGATTTATGACCGATTCATGGACCGGCTGCGGGATGCGGCCCTGTCCGTGAAGATCGGCCCCGGCGAGCATCCCGGCAACTTCATGGGGCCGGTCGTGGACCGAAACCAGCAGCAAAATGTTCTCGCGGCCATTGCGGTGGCCAAAGAGGAAGGCCGGATCGCGGTACAGCGGGAAGTCCCGGGAAATGGCTGCTACGCGCCCATGACCATTGTCGAGGGCATTCGCCCTGAACACCGCACGGCCCAGGAAGAAATATTTGGTCCTGTGCTGGCCGTGATGCGGGCCAAGGATTTCACCGAGGCCCTGGAAATGGCCAATAATTCCCGGTTTGCTTTGACGGGTGGGGTATTCTCGCGCAGCCCCAAACGTCTGGAGCAGGCCAGAAAGGATTTCCGTGTGGGCAATCTTTACCTGAACCGTAACAATACCGGCGCGCTGGTCTACCGCCAGCCCTTCGGCGGCTTCAAGATGTCCGGCGTGGGCTCCAAGGCCGGCGGTCCGGACTATCTGCTGCAGTTCATGGACCCGCGGGTTATCACGGAAAACACGATGCGCCGTGGCTTTGCGCCCATCGCCAGCGACGACGAATGGGTTGGCTGA
- a CDS encoding zinc dependent phospholipase C family protein → MFIRCLFVLVGLLVIPSTAWAWGPLTHIYVASELFAYASIIPPAIFGLLSRYRQDFLYGNLMADMILGKSHLPEDKSPHSWATGMRFLEQARNESEQAFAYGYLCHLAADTVAHGVLLEEQQDVSHAWLEMQADAMIHKAYWLQSVSFSRAVQRRNDRFLESSLNSYIFSFKTNRRIYKSFVFLSLLNFSRKKTCVSRDYIQELHDNSLARMICVLREGEKSLVLHENPMAAKNIC, encoded by the coding sequence ATGTTCATCAGGTGTTTATTCGTACTTGTCGGGCTGCTCGTCATCCCCTCCACGGCCTGGGCATGGGGGCCGTTAACGCATATTTACGTTGCCAGTGAACTCTTTGCCTACGCTTCCATAATCCCGCCCGCCATATTTGGGTTGTTGTCTCGATATCGTCAAGACTTTCTGTACGGAAACCTGATGGCGGACATGATTTTGGGAAAGAGCCACCTGCCGGAGGACAAAAGTCCGCACAGTTGGGCCACGGGGATGCGTTTCCTGGAGCAGGCCCGGAACGAGTCGGAACAGGCTTTCGCCTACGGGTATCTGTGCCATCTGGCCGCGGATACCGTGGCGCACGGAGTGTTGCTGGAGGAACAGCAGGATGTCTCGCACGCCTGGCTGGAAATGCAGGCGGACGCCATGATCCACAAGGCCTACTGGCTCCAATCCGTGAGCTTCAGCCGGGCCGTGCAGCGACGCAACGACCGCTTCCTGGAAAGCTCGCTGAACAGCTACATTTTTTCCTTCAAGACCAACCGAAGAATCTACAAGAGCTTCGTCTTCTTGTCCTTGCTCAATTTCAGCCGAAAGAAGACCTGCGTGAGCCGGGACTACATCCAAGAGTTGCATGACAATTCTTTGGCCAGGATGATATGCGTGCTGCGTGAGGGCGAAAAGTCCCTGGTGCTTCATGAAAATCCTATGGCCGCCAAGAACATCTGTTAG
- a CDS encoding acyl-CoA dehydratase activase: protein MAYHIGVDVGSVSVNCVVLDESENLVHEAPYRRHFGLVLEETARVLDEVFAQFPQEKVRSISFTGNQGQAISELLDAPFEVETIAQVLGVTKIVPNVRSIISIGGQDAALFELDYDHGQWRLSAFNVNGPCASGTGSFIDQQAERLTFAMYGENFDMDQEKLQKVLEDFIELGATSTYPAPVACRCTVFTKSDMIHLQNKGESLPNIIAGLHHGTAANYMSTIVANRELAEPVVFVGGMASNRLQVEAFRKYYPNLTVPQHHASLGALGTALQSLRNDLRNSVDTAALRSPAASKVDAIGRAEPLSLQLTNFDPDNTLAPLPDTGEVIDAYLGVDIGSTSTKYALIDDQGRIIHKRYVPTQGKPIEVAQNLLRHLKDEVGSKVRIKAVATTGSGRNVVGDFVSADLIIDEITAHARGAVAVDPKIDTIFEIGGQDSKYISISRTHPTDFMMNKVCAAGTGSFLHELANKMKINIFGEFQEVALASQKPVNLAERCTVFMESDLTAYAQKGAERDDLIAGLCYAIVRNYLHRVVENRHIGQRIMFLGGPSLNKGIVAAFEKVLGKPILVPKHREVMGAFGAALAVREQARAGKMEEKPRNLEDLAGLEVAFKEKVCQVDRDCHNECKLKIYNFGGRKSVWGGDCGRYETTQHSERKEIDYFQLRWKLFHEAVTSTGAQLGNGIPERDSRPLIGVPLSLHSMDWGVFWAHLLSGLGFSVYFSPPTTQAMAMAGVESMTAETCFPVKVFHGHVDHLLKNTDYLFLPNVINMATADPKEKGQLCPLVESSQYLVRSAMRIEDHRIIKPTFFLKDGPEMQVDAVYHSLPVNLRPSKKAIATALQQAWERQYAFREDLRSRGREILSEVAEDETVWIITGRPYNLYDERLNLQMGRQMAKLGIKALPLDFLDVDEESLEDFPRMYWGLGARILRATKKIARMPNWYGLHLTNFSCGPDSFIEHFYSHVLNDKPFLILELDEHSAVAGMLTRIEAFQNVVKNVQSASSQN from the coding sequence ATGGCCTACCATATCGGCGTCGACGTCGGATCCGTCAGCGTCAATTGCGTCGTTCTCGACGAATCTGAAAATCTTGTTCACGAAGCCCCTTACCGCCGCCATTTCGGCTTGGTCCTTGAAGAGACCGCCAGAGTTCTGGATGAAGTTTTCGCCCAGTTTCCACAAGAAAAGGTCCGCTCCATTTCTTTCACCGGCAATCAGGGACAAGCCATCAGTGAGCTCCTTGATGCGCCTTTTGAAGTCGAAACCATTGCCCAGGTTCTCGGAGTCACCAAGATTGTTCCGAATGTGCGCAGCATCATCAGCATCGGAGGCCAGGATGCGGCGCTTTTTGAACTGGACTACGACCACGGCCAGTGGCGGTTGTCCGCGTTCAACGTCAACGGCCCCTGCGCTTCGGGCACGGGTTCCTTCATTGATCAGCAGGCCGAACGGCTCACCTTCGCCATGTACGGTGAAAATTTCGACATGGACCAGGAAAAGCTGCAGAAGGTTCTCGAGGATTTCATTGAGCTGGGCGCCACCAGCACCTATCCGGCTCCCGTGGCCTGCCGCTGCACCGTGTTCACCAAATCGGACATGATCCACTTGCAGAACAAGGGTGAAAGCCTGCCGAACATCATTGCCGGCCTGCACCACGGCACGGCTGCCAACTATATGAGCACCATCGTGGCAAATCGGGAATTGGCCGAGCCCGTGGTCTTTGTCGGCGGCATGGCTTCCAATCGGCTGCAGGTGGAGGCTTTTCGGAAATACTATCCCAATTTGACCGTTCCCCAGCACCATGCTTCGCTGGGCGCCTTGGGGACAGCCCTGCAATCCCTGCGCAACGATTTGCGCAATTCCGTGGACACGGCTGCGTTACGCTCTCCCGCGGCTTCCAAGGTGGATGCCATCGGCAGGGCCGAACCCCTCTCCCTGCAGCTTACAAACTTCGACCCGGACAACACCCTGGCGCCGCTCCCGGACACGGGTGAAGTCATCGACGCTTATCTTGGCGTGGACATCGGCTCCACATCCACCAAATACGCCCTGATCGACGATCAGGGGCGCATCATTCACAAGCGCTACGTCCCCACCCAGGGCAAACCCATCGAGGTTGCCCAGAATCTGCTGCGCCACCTCAAGGACGAAGTCGGCTCCAAGGTCCGCATCAAGGCTGTGGCCACCACCGGTTCGGGCCGCAACGTGGTCGGAGACTTTGTCAGCGCGGATCTGATCATCGACGAAATCACGGCCCATGCGCGCGGCGCGGTGGCCGTGGATCCCAAGATCGACACGATTTTCGAGATCGGCGGCCAGGATTCCAAGTACATCTCCATCAGCCGGACCCATCCCACGGACTTCATGATGAACAAGGTCTGCGCCGCGGGTACCGGAAGCTTTCTGCACGAGCTGGCCAACAAGATGAAAATCAACATCTTCGGCGAGTTCCAGGAGGTTGCCCTGGCCTCCCAAAAGCCGGTCAATCTGGCCGAACGCTGCACCGTGTTCATGGAATCGGACTTGACTGCCTATGCCCAGAAAGGGGCGGAGCGGGACGACCTGATCGCCGGGCTCTGCTACGCCATCGTGCGCAACTACCTGCACCGGGTGGTGGAAAACAGGCACATCGGGCAACGGATCATGTTTTTGGGGGGACCGTCCTTGAACAAAGGCATCGTGGCCGCCTTCGAGAAGGTTCTCGGCAAGCCCATCCTGGTGCCCAAGCACCGGGAGGTGATGGGCGCCTTCGGAGCTGCTTTGGCGGTGCGGGAACAGGCACGAGCTGGGAAGATGGAAGAAAAGCCCCGCAACCTGGAAGATCTCGCCGGCCTGGAAGTCGCTTTCAAGGAGAAGGTTTGCCAGGTCGACAGGGATTGCCACAATGAATGCAAGCTGAAGATCTACAACTTCGGCGGGCGCAAAAGCGTCTGGGGCGGAGACTGCGGCCGTTATGAAACCACCCAGCACAGTGAACGTAAAGAAATCGACTATTTCCAGTTGCGCTGGAAGTTGTTCCATGAAGCCGTTACCAGCACCGGCGCGCAGCTGGGCAACGGCATTCCGGAACGTGACAGTCGGCCCTTGATCGGAGTGCCGCTCAGTCTGCATTCCATGGATTGGGGAGTATTCTGGGCTCACCTGCTTTCAGGCTTGGGTTTCTCCGTCTACTTCAGTCCTCCCACCACCCAGGCCATGGCCATGGCCGGAGTGGAGAGCATGACCGCGGAAACCTGTTTTCCCGTGAAGGTATTTCACGGCCATGTCGACCATCTCCTGAAAAATACGGACTACCTTTTCCTGCCCAACGTGATCAACATGGCCACGGCGGATCCCAAGGAAAAAGGCCAGTTGTGTCCCCTTGTCGAAAGCTCGCAGTACCTGGTCCGATCGGCCATGCGTATCGAAGACCATCGCATCATTAAACCGACGTTTTTCCTCAAGGACGGGCCGGAGATGCAGGTGGACGCGGTATATCACAGCCTGCCCGTGAACTTGCGGCCCTCCAAAAAAGCAATCGCCACTGCCCTGCAACAAGCATGGGAACGCCAATATGCCTTTCGAGAGGATCTACGTAGCCGCGGCCGGGAGATCCTGAGCGAGGTCGCCGAGGATGAAACCGTTTGGATCATCACCGGTCGGCCCTACAACCTTTACGACGAGCGCCTCAATCTGCAGATGGGCCGCCAGATGGCCAAGCTGGGCATCAAGGCACTGCCCTTGGACTTCCTGGATGTGGACGAGGAGTCGCTGGAAGATTTCCCCCGGATGTACTGGGGGCTGGGCGCGCGGATCTTGCGGGCCACGAAGAAAATCGCCCGCATGCCCAACTGGTACGGTCTTCATCTGACCAACTTTTCCTGCGGTCCGGATTCCTTCATCGAGCATTTTTACAGCCATGTGCTCAACGACAAGCCGTTTCTGATTCTGGAACTCGACGAACACAGCGCCGTAGCCGGAATGCTGACCCGGATCGAGGCGTTTCAGAACGTGGTCAAGAATGTCCAGAGCGCGTCAAGCCAAAACTGA
- a CDS encoding DnaJ C-terminal domain-containing protein yields MSVSFKDYYQLLDVSKTASQDELSKAFKKMARKYHPDLNPDNAEAEKKFKEINEAYEVLKDPEKRKLYDSLGPNWQHGQNFQPPPGFDQRGFRSRSAGGPQFEAGGFGGFSDFFETMFGGQFRGQQGYEGDPFGSGGFGPRQTKGRDVEVGMELPLEDAYSGGTKTISFQEQVVGPDGMPRMETKSLQVNIPAGIKNGSRIRLAGQGSPGLRGGPSGDLYLKIHIAPHPLFKLEGNSIVYDLMLAPWEAALGSKVRIPTLSGAVDMNIPAGSGSGKKLRLRGKGLGKGADQGDQLIRVMITVPPTPSDQERALWEQLAQVSDFQPREHS; encoded by the coding sequence ATGAGCGTTTCTTTCAAGGATTACTATCAGCTTTTGGACGTCTCCAAGACCGCGTCCCAGGATGAACTTTCCAAGGCCTTTAAGAAGATGGCCCGGAAGTATCATCCTGATCTGAATCCGGACAATGCCGAGGCGGAGAAGAAGTTCAAGGAGATCAATGAAGCTTATGAAGTGCTCAAGGATCCTGAAAAGCGGAAGCTGTACGATTCCCTGGGGCCAAATTGGCAGCACGGTCAGAATTTTCAACCGCCTCCGGGTTTTGATCAGCGCGGCTTCCGCTCCCGCTCGGCCGGAGGGCCGCAATTTGAGGCTGGAGGATTCGGCGGGTTCAGCGATTTTTTCGAGACCATGTTCGGCGGACAGTTTCGCGGCCAGCAGGGCTACGAAGGCGACCCCTTCGGTTCCGGCGGTTTCGGGCCCAGACAGACCAAGGGCCGGGACGTGGAGGTGGGCATGGAACTGCCTCTGGAAGATGCCTACTCCGGCGGAACCAAGACCATCTCTTTCCAGGAGCAGGTGGTGGGGCCGGACGGCATGCCGCGCATGGAGACCAAGTCGCTGCAGGTGAACATCCCGGCGGGAATCAAGAATGGTTCACGGATCCGACTCGCGGGGCAGGGTTCGCCGGGGCTACGGGGAGGCCCATCCGGAGATTTGTATTTGAAAATTCACATCGCCCCGCACCCTCTTTTCAAGCTGGAAGGCAATTCCATCGTCTACGATCTGATGCTCGCGCCCTGGGAAGCGGCTCTGGGGTCAAAGGTTCGCATCCCGACCCTGTCCGGGGCCGTGGACATGAACATTCCGGCCGGATCCGGCAGCGGCAAAAAACTTCGCCTGCGAGGCAAAGGACTGGGCAAAGGCGCGGATCAGGGCGATCAGCTGATCCGGGTCATGATCACGGTTCCGCCTACGCCCTCGGACCAGGAACGAGCCCTGTGGGAGCAGCTTGCCCAAGTTTCCGACTTTCAACCGAGGGAACATTCCTAA
- a CDS encoding queuosine precursor transporter, whose product MNEALWIGFALLDLIMVLVVFRWFGKPGLFALIVFNLILCNVQVLKTIELFGLTTTLGNILYASVFFATDLLNEHYGKEEAKKAVMLGFFSLILAMAYMQIALVFIPSPTDFAQPHLEAIFGVLPRIVLASMVAYLISQWHDIWAFQFWKNRTAGKHLWLRNNASTLVSQLLDTLIFCSIAFIGIFPMDVWIQIVLSTYLIKLLVAFLDTPFIYLAARYKPRDVLAVRENK is encoded by the coding sequence ATGAATGAAGCGCTCTGGATTGGATTTGCCCTGCTGGACCTGATCATGGTTCTGGTGGTTTTTCGCTGGTTCGGCAAGCCGGGCTTGTTCGCCCTGATCGTGTTCAACCTGATCCTTTGCAATGTCCAGGTCTTGAAAACAATTGAACTGTTCGGCTTGACCACCACTCTCGGCAACATCCTCTATGCCAGCGTCTTTTTCGCCACGGACCTGCTGAACGAACACTACGGAAAAGAAGAGGCCAAGAAAGCCGTCATGCTGGGTTTTTTCAGCCTGATTCTGGCCATGGCCTACATGCAGATCGCATTGGTCTTCATCCCGTCCCCGACGGATTTCGCCCAGCCGCACTTGGAAGCCATCTTCGGCGTCCTGCCCCGCATCGTCCTGGCCAGCATGGTAGCCTACCTGATCTCCCAATGGCACGACATCTGGGCGTTTCAATTCTGGAAAAACCGCACCGCCGGCAAGCATCTCTGGTTGCGCAACAATGCCAGCACCCTGGTCAGTCAACTGCTGGACACGCTGATTTTCTGCTCCATCGCCTTTATCGGTATCTTCCCCATGGACGTCTGGATACAGATCGTTCTCAGCACCTATTTGATCAAACTGCTGGTCGCTTTCCTGGATACGCCGTTCATTTATCTGGCGGCCCGCTACAAACCGCGGGACGTGCTTGCAGTTCGTGAAAATAAGTAG